AGGCGGTGTTGAACTACCTGGATTTCCACCGTTCGATCAAAACCGGCTATGAGTTGGCCTGCATGCGCGAAGCGCAGAAAACGGCGGTAACCGGCCATCGCGCGGCGCATGAGGCCTTCCTCTCCGGCATGAGCGAGTTCGACATCAACCTGGCCTACCTGACGGCGACCGGCCACCGCGATACCGATGTGCCTTACGACAACATCGTGGCGCTGAATGAACATGCTTCGGTACTGCATTACACCAAGCTGGATCACCAACCGCCGGCCGAATCCCTGAGTTTCCTGATCGACGCTGGTGCAGAATATAACGGCTACGCCGCCGATCTGACCCGCACCTACGCGGCGCAAAGCGGCAGCGAGTTCGCCCACCTGGTGAAAGATCTTAACGCTGAACAGCTGGCGCTGATCGATACCATCAAGACCGGCGTGCGCTATACCGACTACCATGTGCAGATGCACCAGCGCATCGCCAAGTTGCTCAAGACTCACAAGTTGGTGAGCGGCCTCAGCGAAGAGGCGATGGTGGAAACGGGCATCACTACGCCGTTCCTGCCGCACGGGCTGGGCCATCCGTTGGGCCTGCAGGTGCACGATGCCGCCGGCTTTATGCAGGACGAGCAGGGCACCCATCTGGCGGCGCCGTCCAAGTATCCGTTCCTGCGTTGCACCCGTGTGTTGCAGCCGGGCATGGTGTTGACTATCGAGCCGGGTCTGTACTTCATCGAATCGCTGTTGGCGCCGTGGCGCAGCGGTGAGTTCAAGCAGCACTTCGCCTGGGATCGCATCGATGCGCTGAAGCCGTATGGTGGCATCCGTATCGAAGACAACATCGTGATCCACGAAAAGCGCATCGAGAACATGACGCGCGATCTGAACCTGGCCTGATGCGGCCGTACCCGATACCGGCGGAAGCAACCAGCTTTACCGAAGAGATAAAGAAGAGCCGTTTTATCACCCTGCTGGCGCCGACCAGCGGGGTAGAAGCGGCAAAAGCGTTTATTCAGCAGGTGCGGGATGAGCATCCGGCGGCGCGGCACCACTGTTGGGCTTTCGTTGCCGGCAGCCCCGATGACTCGCAGCAGCTGGGGTTTTCCGACGACGGAGAACCGTCGGGCACCGCCGGCAAACCGATCCTTGCGCAGCTGATGGGCAGCGGTATCGGCGAAGTGACCGCCGTGGTCGTTCGTTACTACGGCGGCGTCAAGCTGGGCACCGGCGGGTTGGTGAAAGCCTATGGCAACGGTGTGCAACAGGCATTGAGGCAGTTGGCGTTGGCACAAAAGGTGCCGGAAGCCGAATATATCTTGCAGTGCGACTATGCGCAGTTGGCGTTGGTGGAGAACTTGCTGCAGCAAACTGCAGGTCGGATCCTACAGGGCGAATACGGCGCTGCCGTCGTACTACATCTGGCGTTGCCGGCCACCGAGGTCGAGCTGTTTGGAAATAAATTGCGTGATCTCAGTCGCGGTAATTTGCAATTAACCCCCATTTCGCAATAATTCCTCCCAATTGAATTGTTAAGGATCGTGCTGAAATGCATTTTCGCGCCATAACCCGTATCGTTGGTCTGCTGGTCATCCTGTTCTCCGGGACGATGTTTATTCCCGGCCTGGTGGCATTGATTTACCGCGATGGGGCGGGGCGCGCGTTCAGCCAAACCTTCTTCGTGGCGCTGACTATCGGCCTGATGCTGTGGTGGCCGAACCGCAAACAGAAACACGAGCTGAAGCCGCGTGAAGGTTTTCTGATCGTCGTGTTGTTCTGGACCGTGCTGGGCAGCGTCGGGGCATTGCCGTTCCTGTTTGCTGAGCGGCCTAACTTGTCGCTGACCGACGCTTTCTTTGAATCCTTCTCGGGGCTGACGACTACCGGTGCGACGACGCTGGTGGGGTTGGATTCGTTGCCGAAGGCCATTCTGTTCTATCGCCAAATGCTGCAGTGGATGGGCGGCATGGGGATCATCGTGTTGGCGGTGGCGATACTGCCGATACTCGGCGTCGGTGGCATGCAGCTGTATCGGGCGGAAATGCCCGGACCGCTGAAAGATAACAAGATGCGTCCACGTATCGCCGAAACCGCCAAAACCCTGTGGCTGATCTATGTGTTACTGACCGTCGCCTGTGCGCTGGCGCTTTGGGGCGCCGGGATGTCGGTATTCGACGCTATCGGCCACAGTTTCTCGACCATCGCCATCGGCGGTTTTTCTACTCACGACGCCAGTATCGGTTATTACGCCAGTCCGACCATCAACACCATCATCGCCGTGTTCCTGCTGATTTCGGGCTGTAACTACGGCCTGCACTTCGCTTTGCTAAGTGGCCGCAGTTTGAAGGTGTATGGGCGCGATCCTGAATTCCGCATGTTCATCTTCGTTCAGTTGACGCTGGTGGTGGTGTGCACGTTGGTGCTATGGGGACATGGCGTTTATAAGAGCGGTATGGAAACGCTCAACCAGGCGTTCTTTCAGGTGGTATCGATGGCGACCACGGCCGGTTTTACGACCGACAGCATCGCCAAGTGGCCGCTGTTTCTGCCGATGCTGTTGCTGTGCTCGGCGTTCATCGGTGGCTGCGCCGGCTCGACCGGCGGCGGCTTGAAAGTGATTCGCATCCTGCTGTTGTACCTGCAGGGCTCGCGCGAGTTGAAAAGGCTGGTGCACCCCAACGCGGTCTATACCATCAAATTGGGCAACCGCGCGCTGCCGGAACGCATTCTGGAAGCGGTGTGGGGATTCTTCTCTGCCTATGCGCTGGTGTTTATCGTCAGTATGCTTGCGATCATTGCGACCGGCGTTGACGACTTTTCCGCGTTTGCCGCAGTAACGGCAACGCTCAATAACCTTGGCCCAGGTCTGGGCGTGGTGGCGGATAACTTCACCACGATGCCGGCGGCGGCCAAGTGGATCCTGGTGGTGACGATGCTGTTCGGGCGCCTGGAAGTGTTTACATTGCTGGTGCTGTTCACGCCAACGTTCTGGCGTGAGTGAGCCTGATATAAGGAGTATGCCATGAAGGCATTGATACTTTATTCGAGCCGTGACGGGCAAACACGTGCTATCGCTTCTTATATAGCAAGCAAGTTGCAGGACACACTGCGTTGTGAGGTGATAGATCTGTTGCAGGCGGAACAGGTCGACCTTAGTCAGTATCAGCAGGTGATGATCGGCGCTTCTATCCGTTACGGGCACTTTAACCCGGTGCTGGATAAATTCGTCAAGCGCCATGCAGAGCAACTGAATCGAATGCCGAGCGCGTTCTTTGCCGTGAACCTGACCGCGCGTAAACCGGAAAAGCGCTCGCCGCAAACCAACGCTTATACCCGCAAGTTCCTGCTGGCGTCGCCGTGGCAGCCAAAACAGTGCGCGGTGTTTGCCGGCGCATTGCGTTATCCTCGCTATCGCTGGTTCGATCGCATCATGATTCAATTTATTATGCGTATGACGGGCGGTGAAACGGATACCAGTAAGGAAGTAGAGTACACAGATTGGCAGCAGGTTGATCGTTTCGCCCAGGAATTTAGCCAGATCCAGTACGAAAAGTGACAAAAACGCGGGTTTGGCCAGCGTTTTGCCGAAAAAATCCGCGCTTGAAAAGTTTTTTGCATTTAGGGGTTGCGGCCCGCCGAGAACTCCCTATAATGCGCCTCCACTGACCGGGAACAACGACTGAAAAGCCGCCGGGTCAGCGAGAGGAAAGCGAAATAAACGCTTGACTCTCCGGGTGAAAAGCGTAATATACGCCACCTCGAGTTAGCAAGCGAAAGCGCCTAACTCACTGCTCTTTAACAATTTATCAGACAATCTGTGTGGGCACTCCACAAGACGATATCCAGCATCTTCGGATGCAAAAAAATATCAAGTCTTGAAGAGTGACTAACTGAAGTAAAATTCATGCAGTAAATCTTTGAGCATCGCTTCTCGAGTGGAAGCAAATCAAGCTTTTAATTGAAGAGTTTGATCATGGCTCAGATTGAACGCTGGCGGCAGGCTTAACACATGCAAGTCGAGCGGTAGCACAGGGGAGCTTGCTCCCTGGGTGACGAGCGGCGGACGGGTGAGTAATGTCTGGGAAACTGCCTGATGGAGGGGGATAACTACTGGAAACGGTAGCTAATACCGCATAACGTCGCAAGACCAAAGAGGGGGACCTTCGGGCCTCTTGCCATCAGATGTGCCCAGATGGGATTAGCTAGTAGGTGGGGTAATGGCTCACCTAGGCGACGATCCCTAGCTGGTCTGAGAGGATGACCAGCCACACTGGAACTGAGACACGGTCCAGACTCCTACGGGAGGCAGCAGTGGGGAATATTGCACAATGGGCGCAAGCCTGATGCAGCCATGCCGCGTGTGTGAAGAAGGCCTTCGGGTTGTAAAGCACTTTCAGCGAGGAGGAAGGTGGTGAACTTAATACGTTCATCAATTGACGTTACTCGCAGAAGAAGCACCGGCTAACTCCGTGCCAGCAGCCGCGGTAATACGGAGGGTGCAAGCGTTAATCGGAATTACTGGGCGTAAAGCGCACGCAGGCGGTTTGTTAAGTCAGATGTGAAATCCCCGGGCTCAACCTGGGAACTGCATTTGAAACTGGCAAGCTAGAGTCTCGTAGAGGGGGTAGAATTCCAGGTGTAGCGGTGAAATGCGTAGAGATCTGGAGGAATACCGGTGGCGAAGGCGGCCCCCTGGACGAAGACTGACGCTCAGGTGCGAAAGCGTGGGGAGCAAACAGGATTAGATACCCTGGTAGTCCACGCTGTAAACGATGTCGATTTGGAGGTTGTGCCCTTGAGGCGTGGCTTCCGGAGCTAACGCGTTAAATCGACCGCCTGGGGAGTACGGCCGCAAGGTTAAAACTCAAATGAATTGACGGGGGCCCGCACAAGCGGTGGAGCATGTGGTTTAATTCGATGCAACGCGAAGAACCTTACCTACTCTTGACATCCAGAGAACTTTCCAGAGATGGATTGGTGCCTTCGGGAACTCTGAGACAGGTGCTGCATGGCTGTCGTCAGCTCGTGTTGTGAAATGTTGGGTTAAGTCCCGCAACGAGCGCAACCCTTATCCTTTGTTGCCAGCGGTTCGGCCGGGAACTCAAAGGAGACTGCCAGTGATAAACTGGAGGAAGGTGGGGATGACGTCAAGTCATCATGGCCCTTACGAGTAGGGCTACACACGTGCTACAATGGCATATACAAAGAGAAGCGACCTCGCGAGAGCAAGCGGACCTCATAAAGTATGTCGTAGTCCGGATTGGAGTCTGCAACTCGACTCCATGAAGTCGGAATCGCTAGTAATCGTAGATCAGAATGCTACGGTGAATACGTTCCCGGGCCTTGTACACACCGCCCGTCACACCATGGGAGTGGGTTGCAAAAGAAGTAGGTAGCTTAACCTTCGGGAGGGCGCTTACCACTTTGTGATTCATGACTGGGGTGAAGTCGTAACAAGGTAACCGTAGGGGAACCTGCGGTTGGATCACCTCCTTACCTAAAGATATTGATTCGAGTGGCGTGCTCACACAGATTGTCTGATGAAAAAGTAACGAGCAAAAGCGTCATAAAAGTACGGTGTCGTGTCCCCTTCGTCTAGAGGCCTAGGACACCGCCCTTTCACGGCGGTAACAGGGGTTCGAATCCCCTAGGGGACGCCAAGCTTCCGACCCACCCGGTGAAAGCGGCGGTCCTCAGTATCTGACGATACACCATATCTTAAAGATGACTTTCGAGTCATGTTTAAGATATTGCTCTTTAACAATCTGGAACAAGCTGAAAATTGAAACATGACGGCTGAAATTTGTCCCTCCGTAGATGTACTGGGATAAAGAGTAACCTGTCATAGAGTCTCTCAAATGTTTGCAGCGCGAACGATGGAAACATCTTCGGGTTGTGAGGTTAAGTGACTAAGCGTACACGGTGGATGCCTAGGCAGTCAGAGGCGATGAAGGGCGTGCTAATCTGCGAAAAGCGTCGGTAAGGTGATATGAACCGTTATAACCGGCGATACCCGAATGGGG
The sequence above is drawn from the Serratia sp. FDAARGOS_506 genome and encodes:
- the pepQ gene encoding Xaa-Pro dipeptidase, which translates into the protein METLASLYNDHLAELQKRAREVLERNKLDALLIHSGELQKVFLDDHSYPFKVNAHFKAWVPVTSVPNCWLWIDGVNKPKLWFYSPVDYWHSVEPLPDSFWTKSLELMPLANADAISQQLPPQRERVGYIGYAQQRARDLGIPSENINPKAVLNYLDFHRSIKTGYELACMREAQKTAVTGHRAAHEAFLSGMSEFDINLAYLTATGHRDTDVPYDNIVALNEHASVLHYTKLDHQPPAESLSFLIDAGAEYNGYAADLTRTYAAQSGSEFAHLVKDLNAEQLALIDTIKTGVRYTDYHVQMHQRIAKLLKTHKLVSGLSEEAMVETGITTPFLPHGLGHPLGLQVHDAAGFMQDEQGTHLAAPSKYPFLRCTRVLQPGMVLTIEPGLYFIESLLAPWRSGEFKQHFAWDRIDALKPYGGIRIEDNIVIHEKRIENMTRDLNLA
- a CDS encoding IMPACT family protein translates to MRPYPIPAEATSFTEEIKKSRFITLLAPTSGVEAAKAFIQQVRDEHPAARHHCWAFVAGSPDDSQQLGFSDDGEPSGTAGKPILAQLMGSGIGEVTAVVVRYYGGVKLGTGGLVKAYGNGVQQALRQLALAQKVPEAEYILQCDYAQLALVENLLQQTAGRILQGEYGAAVVLHLALPATEVELFGNKLRDLSRGNLQLTPISQ
- the hemG gene encoding menaquinone-dependent protoporphyrinogen IX dehydrogenase is translated as MKALILYSSRDGQTRAIASYIASKLQDTLRCEVIDLLQAEQVDLSQYQQVMIGASIRYGHFNPVLDKFVKRHAEQLNRMPSAFFAVNLTARKPEKRSPQTNAYTRKFLLASPWQPKQCAVFAGALRYPRYRWFDRIMIQFIMRMTGGETDTSKEVEYTDWQQVDRFAQEFSQIQYEK
- the trkH gene encoding Trk system potassium transporter TrkH, whose product is MHFRAITRIVGLLVILFSGTMFIPGLVALIYRDGAGRAFSQTFFVALTIGLMLWWPNRKQKHELKPREGFLIVVLFWTVLGSVGALPFLFAERPNLSLTDAFFESFSGLTTTGATTLVGLDSLPKAILFYRQMLQWMGGMGIIVLAVAILPILGVGGMQLYRAEMPGPLKDNKMRPRIAETAKTLWLIYVLLTVACALALWGAGMSVFDAIGHSFSTIAIGGFSTHDASIGYYASPTINTIIAVFLLISGCNYGLHFALLSGRSLKVYGRDPEFRMFIFVQLTLVVVCTLVLWGHGVYKSGMETLNQAFFQVVSMATTAGFTTDSIAKWPLFLPMLLLCSAFIGGCAGSTGGGLKVIRILLLYLQGSRELKRLVHPNAVYTIKLGNRALPERILEAVWGFFSAYALVFIVSMLAIIATGVDDFSAFAAVTATLNNLGPGLGVVADNFTTMPAAAKWILVVTMLFGRLEVFTLLVLFTPTFWRE